A genomic window from Phocoena sinus isolate mPhoSin1 chromosome 20, mPhoSin1.pri, whole genome shotgun sequence includes:
- the NAT9 gene encoding N-acetyltransferase 9 isoform X4 produces MKSEELRRLTASEPLTLEQEYVMQCSWQEDADKCTFIVLDAEKWQAQLGTSEESCMVGDVNLFLTDLGDPTLGEIEVMIAEPSCRGQGLGTEAVLVMMSYGVTKLGLTKFEAKIGQGNEPSMQLFRKLHFEQVAVSSVFQEVTLRLTMSERERQWLLEQTSHVEEKPYRAGESERC; encoded by the exons ATGAAATCAGAGGAGCTGCGGCGTTTGACAGCCTCCGAGCCGCTGACCCTGGAGCAGGAGTATGTGATGCAGTGCAGCTGGCAGGAAGATGCAGACA AGTGTACCTTCATCGTGCTGGATGCAGAGAAGTGGCAGGCCCAGCTAGGCACCAGCGAAGAAAGCTGCATGGTGGGAGATGTGAACCTCTTCCTCACGGATCTAGGGGACCCCACCTTGGGGGAGATTGAGGTCATGATTGCAG AGCCCAGCTGCAGGGGCCAGGGCTTGGGCACCGAGGCCGTCCTCGTGATGATGTCTTACG GAGTGACCAAGCTAGGTCTGACCAAGTTTGAGGCTAAAATTGGGCAAGGAAATGAACCGAGCATGCAGCTGTTCCGGAAGCTTCACTTTGAGCAG GTGGCTGTGAGCAGTGTCTTCCAGGAGGTGACGCTCAGACTGACGATGAGTGAGCGGGAGCGGCAGTGGCTTCTCGAGCAGACCAGCCATGTGGAAGAGAAGCCCTACAGAGCTGGGGAGTCGGAGCGCTGCTGA